Part of the Tumebacillus sp. BK434 genome is shown below.
CATGAGCATCCTGGTCACAAACATCCGCCATTTCGATGATTTTATGGAAGACATGAAAGACAAGACGCGCGACAACTTCAACTTTATCAACCGCTTCCTGCATGAGGTCTCGCCGATCGTCGATCAAAACAACGGCGAGGTCAGCAAGTACCTCAACCACGGCATCCTCGCCGTGTTCCCAAACAGCCCGGGCGAGGCGCTGCGGGCAGCAGTGGAGATGAAGCGGGCGCTGGACCGCTACAACTCGCACCGCGCGGGCAAAGGCAAAGCGCGGATCGATGTTGGCATCGGCATCCAGCAAGGGCCGTTGATGCTCGGAATCATCGGTGCAGAAGAGCGGCTGGAGGTGAACGTGATCTCAGACAGTGTGCAGTTTGCGATGGTGCTCGAAGAGATCTCCGACAAGCTGGGCGCGACAATCCTGCTTCCGGCGCGCGTACTGCAGCAGATCCCGGAGCGCGACCGCTTCCAGGCGCGCAGTCTCGGCAAGCTCCAGCTCCAAGGGTCGCTCAGCGGGCCGATCGAACTATACGATGTGTTCGAAGCGGACGATGAAGAGACGCGCCGTCTCAAGCAGAAGACGAAAGACCTTTTCGAGTCGGCGATCACCAAATATCAACAGGGCCGTTTCTACGACGCCCGCGAAGCTTTCCTCCAAGTCATCCGCCAGAACCCGGGCGACAAGATCGCCCAGCTCTACTTTTACGTCTGTGACGAATACCGCAGCGGCATGAAAGATGACTGGAAAGGGACATTGGACGTGTAAACGGCAACAAAAAAAGAGCCTCTCATTCGAGAGGCTCTTTTTCCTGCGACGACAGCACCATCTGGAGCAGTCCGGCCAGATCTTCGTCGCCGTGCGCGATGACCGGGTGATAGAGTGCAGCGCGGTTGTATGCGTCGATTTGGTAGAGACGTATATGAACGGGGAGGTCTATGCCATAGGTGCGGAATGCCTCCATGTAATGGACGATCTTTTCAATAAGTTGAGCTTCCGTCAGATCGGAGGAGTCTACTGCTTCAATATAGCCATCTTGAAAGAACTGGGTATACGAGATGATCGAGCGAGTGTTTGGAACCTTGACGAACGAAGTCATGCTGTACGGTTCGTTTTCTGTCAGGTAGTCTTGCACGGCAAGCGGTGCCAACGGGCGAATGTCATACTCTTTCGGATCGACAAATGCGCTTTCCGGGAACATGTGCAGCACCAGGCGCGCCGTGCCCACAGGCAGGTCGAAGCCGGTGCGCCCTTCCAGGACGCTGTGCAGCCGGGAGATCGATTCATCATGAATGACCTCGTAAAGCGATGGTTGATACTCATACGTCAGTTGCTCAAGTTGGCGAGCCAAATTTTCCACTAGCAGCATCTCCTCTCAGAATGAGGGTGGGAAATTACCATCTAATCATATCACAATTACTTTCGATATAAAATGGTTGGATCGATAGTTATGTATATGATATTAATTCGAGATAGTACTGAAAATTCTGCATGGGTATTAAGCATTATTCGACAAAATTATCTATGCTAAATATAGAGCAATGATTATAATTTTCTTAGGAGCACGTAAAGGAGGATTGCAATGAGCCAACTGCTGGCACCGACCCACACTTATCAAGGCGAGATTCCTTTATGGATACGAATTCGGGAGCTTATGAAAGAAAAGGGGAGTTCTCACAGCATCACGGCTATGGCAGCACGGATCGGGGTCAGCAGGGAAACACTGCGTGTGATGTTAAACGGCGAACGGGAGATCTATTGGTTTGAACTGGAAAAGATTGCGCAAGATTTGAAAGTCCCGATCGCGCGTCTGCTGATGGAAGATTTGAAGGAGCACCTGAGCCGGGATATGATCATAAAACATGTCGCCAACAATCAAATGGAAGCGGCGATGAAAATGGCCAATGAGTGGTTGGCGGTCTCCAACGGACTGTCTGAGAAAGCCCAGTGTTACAGTATCATCGCTTATATACATTTTTGGTCTGGCGAATACGAACTTGCCAAGTTCAGTTATTTGCAGATGCGGCCGATTGCGGAAGAAGTGTATGCGAAATATCAGTTTCAAGAGCTGTTGAGCGGTTGCTTGATCAACTTGTTGAACATCGCGGTGGAACTACATCAATATGAGCAGGTTCCAGAATTACTGGAAGCGACAGAGCCTTTTGTGAAGACTTCTCCTGTGAAAATGGGAATGTGGCACTATGCGAAAGGCAAATGGAAACTTTCGATTTATGAGCGGAAGCAGGCGAAAAACAGTTTTTATCAGTGTCTGGCGCAGATGAAACAGACCGATAACAATTTAGCGATCGGACGTTCCCTCACCCATCTCGGCCACGTGGAGTATGTGGATCGCAACTATGTAGAAGCAAAGGTGCTGTTGCTGGAGGCGATCGAAATCTCTGGCGAAGACCCGGGGTTGCGAGCGTCTGCGATCAAGGAGCTCGCCAAAACATTGATTAAGCTCAAAGAACTGCAGGCTGCAGAAGCGTTGATTCGCAACACGTTGCAGGAGGAATGGTTTGGGCAGTTCCCAGATCTGAAAGCTCGTTTGCTGATTCTGCTTTCCCGCGCTACGGGAGATTCCCGTCATGCAAAAGAGGTAGCGACCCATCGTGGGTATCAGATGCGGGCCCGCTTTCACGCTTACCGATACCTTGAACTTGAAAACTTGAGGCGGAGCAGACAGAGCAGCCAGGCAGTCGGGAAAAAAGCAAAGGGGAAACTGCCTAAACGGCAGATCCCGCTCGATCAGAACTTTTAAGGGGAA
Proteins encoded:
- a CDS encoding helix-turn-helix transcriptional regulator, with amino-acid sequence MSQLLAPTHTYQGEIPLWIRIRELMKEKGSSHSITAMAARIGVSRETLRVMLNGEREIYWFELEKIAQDLKVPIARLLMEDLKEHLSRDMIIKHVANNQMEAAMKMANEWLAVSNGLSEKAQCYSIIAYIHFWSGEYELAKFSYLQMRPIAEEVYAKYQFQELLSGCLINLLNIAVELHQYEQVPELLEATEPFVKTSPVKMGMWHYAKGKWKLSIYERKQAKNSFYQCLAQMKQTDNNLAIGRSLTHLGHVEYVDRNYVEAKVLLLEAIEISGEDPGLRASAIKELAKTLIKLKELQAAEALIRNTLQEEWFGQFPDLKARLLILLSRATGDSRHAKEVATHRGYQMRARFHAYRYLELENLRRSRQSSQAVGKKAKGKLPKRQIPLDQNF